One Phragmites australis chromosome 23, lpPhrAust1.1, whole genome shotgun sequence DNA window includes the following coding sequences:
- the LOC133906517 gene encoding isoflavone reductase homolog translates to MEKSRVLVVGGTGYIGRRIVKASLAQGHPTFVLMRPEIGLDVDKLQMLLSFKAQGARLVEASLDDHAGLVAAVAQVDVVVSAISGVHLRSHNLLLQHKLVEAIKEAGNVKRFIPSEFGMDPSRMGHALEPGKVTFDEKMELRRAIEEAKIPHTYISANCFAAYFCANLAQMRTVLPPKEIVQVYGDGNVKVIFVDEDDVGTYTIKSVDDPRTLNKTIYLRPNENILTHNEVIAKWEKLSGKVLQKIHIPADKFLASMKDVDFGTQVGIGHFYHIFYEGCLTNFDIKDDEEATLLYPEVQYTNMDEYMKRYV, encoded by the exons ATGGAGAAGAGCCGGGTCCTCGTTGTGGGCGGCACGGGCTACATCGGCAGGCGCATCGTGAAGGCGAGCCTGGCGCAGGGCCACCCAACGTTCGTCCTGATGCGGCCGGAGATCGGCCTCGACGTCGACAAGCTCCAGATGCTTCTGTCCTTCAAGGCCCAAGGCGCGCGCCTCGTGGAGGCCTCGCTCGACGACCACGCGGGCCTCGTCGCCGCCGTGGCGCAGGTCGACGTTGTGGTCTCGGCCATCTCCGGGGTGCACTTACGCAGCCACAACCTGCTGCTGCAGCACAAGCTCGTGGAGGCTATCAAGGAGGCTGGGAACGTCAAG CGTTTCATACCATCGGAATTTGGCATGGACCCATCGAGGATGGGGCATGCTCTTGAACCAGGAAAGGTTACGTTTGACGAAAAGATGGAGCTAAGACGGGCAATAGAAGAAGCTAAAATTCCCCACACCTACATTTCTGCTAATTGTTTTGCTGCTTACTTTTGTGCTAACCTCGCCCAAATGCGCACTGTCTTGCCGCCAAAAGAAATTGTTCAGGTATATGGAGACGGGAACGTCAAAG TGATATTtgtggatgaagatgatgtgggaACGTATACAATCAAGTCTGTTGATGATCCTCGCACATTGAACAAGACAATATACCTAAGACCAAATGAAAACATCCTCACTCACAATGAGGTGATCGCAAAATGGGAAAAGCTCTCTGGAAAAGTTCTTCAGAAAATCCACATTCCTGCTGATAAATTCTTGGCTTCAATGAAAG ATGTGGACTTTGGCACACAAGTTGGAATTGGACACTTCTACCACATTTTCTACGAGGGCTGCTTGACAAACTTTGACATTAAGGATGATGAAGAAGCTACTCTGTTGTACCCAGAGGTTCAGTACACCAACATGGACGAATACATGAAACGATATGTGTAA